The window CGCGGGGTCTCTTGCGGCGCCACTCGCCGCATCGGCTGCTGCCGGACTTGTCGAGGTGATAGAAGAAAGGGCGCTATGGGCGCGCTTCGGGCTGTGAGACCCACGGCGACAAATGTTGGTCAGCTGCGCACTGCCCGATCACGGAATTGCTGCTCCAACCGGTATTATGTCTGATCCGGCAGGCGCAGAGGAGGAAACATGCCGCAGATCATCCTGCTCTTGATCATCGCCGCTATCGCCTGGATCGGCTACCGCAAGTTCATTGCCGATGCCGAGAGGCTCACGCGCCAGAGCGAGCGCCTGCGCCGGGAACGCGAGAGCGGCGCCGATGGAACACTCGTCAAAGACCCGAAAACCGGTGAATACCGCCTCAGGCGCGACGACGAGTGACAATTGCCCAGGCCGAGGCGTAAGCCGTGGATCGGCCAAGGCGCTTGACCCTTGTTCTCCGGCATGGCACCTGTCGCGGCAAATCGAAGAATTCGGACGATCCCATGACCGCTGCCCCCCTCCCGGACCATATGAACCCGAAGCGCTCGTTCCAGGCCTTGATCCTAACGCTGCACAACTATTGGGCGGACAAGGGATGCGCGGTGCTCCAGCCCTATGACATGGAGGTCGGCGCCGGTACCTTCCATCCGGCGACGACGCTCCGCGCGCTCGGGCCGAAGCCGTGGCGTGCGGCCTATGTTCAACCCTCGCGGCGTCCGACCGACGGCCGCTACGGAGAGAACCCCAATCGGCTCCAGCACTACTATCAGTACCAGGTGATCCTGAAGCCGAACCCGACCAATCTCCAGGAACTTTACCTCGGCTCGCTCGAGGCGATCGGCCTCGATCCGCTGCTGCACGATATCCGCTTCGTCGAGGATGACTGGGAAAGCCCGACGCTCGGCGCGTGGGGCCTTGGTTGGGAGTGCTGGTGTGATGGCATGGAAGTGTCGCAGTTCACCTATTTCCAGCAGGTCTGCGGCATCGAATGTTCGCCGGTTTCCGGCGAACTGACCTATGGCCTCGAGCGCCTGGCGATGTACGTCCAGGGCGTCGACAATGTCTACGACCTCAATTTCAACGGCCGCGAGGGCGCCGAGAAGATCACCTATGGCGATGTCTTTCTGCAGGCGGAGCAGGAATATTCCAGGCATAATTTCGAATACGCCAACACGGCGATGCTGCATCAGCATTTCATCGATGCGGAGAAGGAATGCCTGGCGCTTCTTGCCGCCGGCGCGCCCGGCGACGGCGGCAACGATCGCCTGCACAAATGCGTCTTGCCCGCCTATGACCAGTGCATCAAGGCGAGCCACGTCTTCAATCTTCTCGATGCGCGCGGCGTGATCTCGGTGACGGAGCGCCAGAGCTACATCCTGCGCGTGCGCACCCTCGCCAAGGCCTGCGGCGAGGCTTTCCTGCTGACCGATGCAGGCGGTGCGAATTGCAAACAGGAGGCGGCCTGACAAGGTTGGTGGGCGCCGCAGGGGAGGCCCGGTTTGCGATCAAATCAGATCGCCGTTTTCGATATGCTGGACTGGCTTCATGAGGGGAGAGGCGCCGGCCTGCAACGCCCTCGCATAGGTTTCCAGCGCGCGGCGGACGCCGTCCGGCCTCTCGACCTGCTCTACGCTCGCATAGGCAACGAAGAGCCCCGCAAAGGCGATCGCGTTGATGAGAGTTGCGAGCGATTTCATCGGGGAGCCCTTGCGTCCTAGCGTTGTTGATAGATCGACTATCCCCCAATTGCGGCCCAGTCGCCGTTACCGGGGATACAGGCCGGACGGCAGCCAATTCGATGAGCCGGCAGCAGCCGCGGCGCATGTGGAACGCCCGCTCCCTCGTGCCGCTTCAATTCGGGCAGCGCCTTCACGCGCTTCGTCGGAATGTCGCTGAAGCTGCCCGTGCGCCGAGTGCGGGGTCGCGGCAGCGCTTTGAATCGCTGCAGGCTTTTGTTCGTTAATCGATTTCGATTCGAGGAATCATGCAGTAAGCTCCGGCGGGTGCAAAAGGAGGGTTCTTCATGCTCGGGCTGGCAATCGGTGTCGCCGTGATCCTTTATCTTGTCTACGTCTACAACAGCCTCGTCAGGGCGCGTCAGATGACGCAGGAGGCCTGGTCCGGCATCGACGTGCAGTTGAAACGCCGCGCCGATCTCATCCCCAATCTCATCGAGACGGTGAAGGGCTATGCGGCGCACGAGAAGTCGACGCTTGAGGAGGTGGTCGCGCTGCGTAACCGGGCACAGGCAGTGCCGGAAGGCGACGTAGCCAGCCGGGCCTCCGTCGAGGGTGCGCTGTCGCAGGCGCTCGGCCGCCTTTTTGCGCTCGCCGAAGCCTATCCCGACCTGAAGGCCAACCAGAATTTCGCCGAACTGCAGCGTTCGCTGGAGACGATCGAAGGCGAGATCCAGATGTCCCGCCGCTATTACAACGGCGCCGCCCGCGACCTCAACGTGAAGGTCGAGAGCTTCCCGTCAAACCTGGTTGCGAACATATTCCGCTTTGCCCGGGCCACCTACTTCGAGATCACCAACGAAGCGGATCGTGCCGTGCCGTCGGTCAGGTTCTGATGCGTGCCGCGGTGAGGAAGAGGGCGTTGCAGTGACGCGGCTTTTCGCGACGCTGGCGATCGCATTGCCCCTCCTGGTGACGTCGGCCGCTGCGGCGGCAGAGATCATCTCCGCTTTTCATTCGGTGATCGACGTCGCCAAGGACGGCACGCTCACGGTCACGGAAACGATCACGGCAAATGTGGAAGGCAAGGAGATCCGACGCGGCATCTACCGCGATTTTCCCTTGACCTTCCTCGACGAGAACGGCCGTCGGGCCCGCGTGGACTTCAAGGTCGTTTCCGTCGAACGTGACGGCGAACAGGAGGAATACCGCACGGAGGCGATCAGCGGCGGCATCCGCGTTTACACCGGTGAGGCCGACGTCTTCCTGCCGCATGGCGAACATACGTTCCAGATCTCCTACGAGACCGGGCGGCAAATACGCTTCTTCGACGACCACGACGAACTCTATTGGAACGTGACCGGAACCGAGTGGATGTTTCCGATCGAGGAGGCAACGGCAACCGTGACCCTGCCATCGGGGGTCAGGGTACAGGCGCTCGACGTCTTCACCGGCGGTTACGGCGCCACCGGCAAGGATGCGCGCGTCGTGGAAGAGGGCGACGAGATCTTCTTTGCGACGACGCGCAGACTGCTTCCACAGGAAGGATTGTCGATCGCGATCATGATGCCGAAGGGCAGCATCGACCGGCCTAGCGCTGCACAGGAAAACATCTGGTGGCTGCGCGACCGTCTGGCGCCGGTCATCGCCGGGGTCGGTCTCCTGCTCGTCACCCTCTATTACGGGCGTGCCTGGGTCCGCGTCGGCCGCGATCCCGCCCGTGGCGTGATGGTGCCGCGCTGGGACCCGCCGGACGGAATTTCGCCAGCTCTCGTCAACTATATCGACAGTAAGGGCTTTTCCGGCCAGGGTTGGACGGCGTTTTCTGCGGCCGTGCTCAACCTTGCCGTGAAGGGCTATGTCGTCCTCGACGATCTGAAGAGCGCCATCGTCATTTCCACCACCGGCAAGGACGGAGGAGAGCGGCTGCCGACCGGCGAGGCAGCAGTGATGAAAGCGATCGCCTCGGCCGACGGCAAGCTTACGATCGATCGGGCGAACGGGAAGGAGGTCGAGGCGGCGGGGTCGGGCTTTCGCCGCGCAATGGAGCGCGAACATCGCGACAAATACTACCGCGCCAATACCGGATACGTCATCGGTGGCGTCCTGCTTTCGATGGTTGCGCTGGCCGCACTGTTCATCTTCGGCGATCTAAACGAGGACAAGATCCCCCTCGTTTTCGTGCCGGTCGTCTTTGCCATTCTTGTTTCGAGCCTGGCGGTCTCCTTGGGCAAATCGTTCCGGCGCGGCTCGAGCCTCGTGCGCCGCATCCTGTCCATCGTCGTGCTTGCCTTTATCGGCTTCGTGCTCTTCTCCGTCTTCTCGAGCATCCTGGCGGTCGTCGTCTTTTCGACGACCGATCCGGACGACCTGCCGCTGCTCTTTGCGATCGGGGGCATCCTGCTGGTCAACTTGCTCTTCTTTTTCCTGATGGGGGCGCCGACGCCGCTCGGCACCCGCATGATGGATGGCATCGACGGCCTCAGGCAATATATGTCGCTTGCCGAAAAGGATCGCTTGAACATGCAAGGCGCACCGGAAATGTCGCCGCGGCACTTCGAGACGCTCTTGCCCTATGCCGTCGCGCTCGGGGTCGAGACGCCGTGGACGGAGACCTTCGATCGCTGGCTGCTGGCCGCGGCAGGCGGTGCAGCCGCCGCGGCCTACCAACCGGCCTGGTATCACGGCGACTCCTTCGGTCCGGGGTCTTTCGCCGATACGATCGGCGGCTTCGCTGGCTCCATGGCCGATACGATGACGTCTTCGCTGCCGCCTCCGCCCAAGAGCTCGTCATCGGGATTTTCGTCCGGTGGCGGCTTCTCCGGCGGCGGCGGTGGCGGCGGCGGTGGTGGCGGCTGGTAGCGGCGGCAATTTCCTCACTGCACTTGATGACATTTTCTCTAGAGCTTGCTAAGTCCCGCGCCAACGGTCCGGAACAGAACAAAGTCGAATTCATGCCTGATCTTCTTATCGAACTGCGCTCCGAAGAAATTCCTGCCCGCATGCAGCGCAAGGCGGCTGGTGACCTCAAGAAGCTGGTGACGGACGCGCTGGTGGGGGCCGGCCTCACCTATGAGGGCGCGCGCGAATACTGGTCGCCGCGCCGGCTGACGCTCGACATTCGCGGCCTGAATGCCCGCTCCGCCGATGTCCGCGAGGAGCGCAAGGGGCCGCGCACCGACGCCAACGAAAAGGCGATCGAAGGCTTCCTGCGCGCCGCAGGCCTCTCCTCGATCGGTGAAGCGCATGTTCACAGCGATCCGAAGAAGGGCGAATTCTACGTCGCCCATATCGTGAGGCCCGGCCGCGCGGCAGAAGACATCATTGCCGATGTGATGCCGGCAATCATCCGAGACTTCCCTTGGCCGAAATCGATGCGCTCCGGCGCCGCTTCCGCGAGGCCGGGCAGCCTGCGCTGGGTGCGCCCGCTGCAATCGATCGTCTGCACCTTCGGCGCTGAAACCGAAGAGACGAAGGTGATCCCGTTCGAGGTCGACGGCATCGTCGCCGGGAATGTCACCTACGGCCACCGGTTCCATGCGCCGGAGGCGATCAGCGTTCGCCGCTTTGCCGATTATTCGGAGCAGCTCGAAAAGGCGAAGGTCGTGCTCGATGCCGAACGCCGCAAGCAGATGATCTCCGCGGACGCCCACAACATCGCCTTCGCCAACGGCCTCGAACTGGTCGAGGACGAGGGGCTGCTCGAGGAGGTTGCGGGCTTGGTCGAGTGGCCGCGCGTGCTGATGGGAAGCTTCGACGAGGGCTATCTGGATATCCCTTCCGAGATCATCCGTCTAACGATCAAGACCAACCAGAAATGCTTCGTTACGCGCAGGGCCGGCGCCGCAACGCTTTCTAACAAGTTCATCCTCGTCGCCAATATCGAGGCGAGCGACGGCGGTCAGGAGATCATCCACGGCAACGGCAAAGTCGTACGCGCCCGTCTCTCCGATGCGGCGCATTTCTGGAAGCGCGACCAGGGCGATCTGCCGGACCTAGAAACGCTGCAAGCGTCGGCGGAGAAGTTCGCCCTCGATCTTGAGAAACCGCTCGACCAGCGCATGGCTAAGCTCGACACGCTGAACGTCACCTTCCATGCCAAGCTTGGAACTCAGGGCGAGCGCGTCGCCCGCATCCGTGCCTTGGCCGCCGCACTTGCTGAGGTCACCGGGGCCGATGCAGCCCTGGTGGATCGCGCCGCCGTCCTCGCCAAGGCGGATCTGCGCACCGAAGCCGTCGGTGAATTCCCGGAGCTTCAGGGCATCATGGGCCACAAATATGCGGCCTTGCAGGGCGAGGAACGGGCCGTCGCCGACGCGATCGAGG is drawn from Sinorhizobium sojae CCBAU 05684 and contains these coding sequences:
- the glyS gene encoding glycine--tRNA ligase subunit beta, which encodes MPDLLIELRSEEIPARMQRKAAGDLKKLVTDALVGAGLTYEGAREYWSPRRLTLDIRGLNARSADVREERKGPRTDANEKAIEGFLRAAGLSSIGEAHVHSDPKKGEFYVAHIVRPGRAAEDIIADVMPAIIRDFPWPKSMRSGAASARPGSLRWVRPLQSIVCTFGAETEETKVIPFEVDGIVAGNVTYGHRFHAPEAISVRRFADYSEQLEKAKVVLDAERRKQMISADAHNIAFANGLELVEDEGLLEEVAGLVEWPRVLMGSFDEGYLDIPSEIIRLTIKTNQKCFVTRRAGAATLSNKFILVANIEASDGGQEIIHGNGKVVRARLSDAAHFWKRDQGDLPDLETLQASAEKFALDLEKPLDQRMAKLDTLNVTFHAKLGTQGERVARIRALAAALAEVTGADAALVDRAAVLAKADLRTEAVGEFPELQGIMGHKYAALQGEERAVADAIEDHYKPQGPSDRVPTDPVSVTVALADKLDTLVGFWAIDEKPTGSKDPYALRRAALGVIRLVLEGKARLPMLPFFDVALAGLKAQRPDIAGEIGGDLLAFFHDRLKVYLRDLGARYDLIDAVLTPGADDLLMIARRVEALTAFITAEEGKNLLAGTKRATQILAAEEKKGTEVAARVDEKLFRLDAERTLHASIMIASDDARQAIVKEDFRSAMEALSRLREPVDVFFNAVLVNDEDMAIRANRLALLGLIRTATGEVADFSKIAG
- a CDS encoding LemA family protein; protein product: MLGLAIGVAVILYLVYVYNSLVRARQMTQEAWSGIDVQLKRRADLIPNLIETVKGYAAHEKSTLEEVVALRNRAQAVPEGDVASRASVEGALSQALGRLFALAEAYPDLKANQNFAELQRSLETIEGEIQMSRRYYNGAARDLNVKVESFPSNLVANIFRFARATYFEITNEADRAVPSVRF
- a CDS encoding DUF2207 domain-containing protein, coding for MTRLFATLAIALPLLVTSAAAAAEIISAFHSVIDVAKDGTLTVTETITANVEGKEIRRGIYRDFPLTFLDENGRRARVDFKVVSVERDGEQEEYRTEAISGGIRVYTGEADVFLPHGEHTFQISYETGRQIRFFDDHDELYWNVTGTEWMFPIEEATATVTLPSGVRVQALDVFTGGYGATGKDARVVEEGDEIFFATTRRLLPQEGLSIAIMMPKGSIDRPSAAQENIWWLRDRLAPVIAGVGLLLVTLYYGRAWVRVGRDPARGVMVPRWDPPDGISPALVNYIDSKGFSGQGWTAFSAAVLNLAVKGYVVLDDLKSAIVISTTGKDGGERLPTGEAAVMKAIASADGKLTIDRANGKEVEAAGSGFRRAMEREHRDKYYRANTGYVIGGVLLSMVALAALFIFGDLNEDKIPLVFVPVVFAILVSSLAVSLGKSFRRGSSLVRRILSIVVLAFIGFVLFSVFSSILAVVVFSTTDPDDLPLLFAIGGILLVNLLFFFLMGAPTPLGTRMMDGIDGLRQYMSLAEKDRLNMQGAPEMSPRHFETLLPYAVALGVETPWTETFDRWLLAAAGGAAAAAYQPAWYHGDSFGPGSFADTIGGFAGSMADTMTSSLPPPPKSSSSGFSSGGGFSGGGGGGGGGGGW
- a CDS encoding glycine--tRNA ligase subunit alpha, translated to MTAAPLPDHMNPKRSFQALILTLHNYWADKGCAVLQPYDMEVGAGTFHPATTLRALGPKPWRAAYVQPSRRPTDGRYGENPNRLQHYYQYQVILKPNPTNLQELYLGSLEAIGLDPLLHDIRFVEDDWESPTLGAWGLGWECWCDGMEVSQFTYFQQVCGIECSPVSGELTYGLERLAMYVQGVDNVYDLNFNGREGAEKITYGDVFLQAEQEYSRHNFEYANTAMLHQHFIDAEKECLALLAAGAPGDGGNDRLHKCVLPAYDQCIKASHVFNLLDARGVISVTERQSYILRVRTLAKACGEAFLLTDAGGANCKQEAA